The following proteins are co-located in the Bacillus pumilus genome:
- the malS gene encoding oxaloacetate-decarboxylating malate dehydrogenase translates to MNNVKKTKEGYLETTLTGKDVLSIPTLNKGVAFSEEERQELGLEGLLPPTVLTLEQQAERAYKQFLAQPDRLRQNVYLSDLQNRNEVLFYKLLTDKLREMLPVVYTPTVGEAIQEYSHEYRRPHGVYLSIDNIDGIEKAFENLHATAGDIDLIVATDSESILGIGDWGVGGINIAIGKLAVYTAAAGIDPSRVIPVVLDVGTNNEKLLNDPLYIGNHHKRVQGEKYEEFIDAYVKAALKFFPKALLHWEDLGNKNARNIMKKYNDNILTFNDDIQGTGAITLAGVLAAVKKTGTQLKDHRVVIFGAGSAGIGIADQVRDTMVLEGLTEEEANNAFWTLDYRGLLTDQFEDEVLDFQKPYLRSSDEVQGWARDEKGQISFAETVRKVKPTILIGTSGQGGAFTEEIIKEMAAHTERPVIMPMSNPTPLAEAVPEDLFKWTDGRVLVATGSPFENVEYNGIEHEIGQSNNAFVFPGLGLGSIVTESKIITKGMFVASANAIAEMVDHKKPGAGLLPSIDKLQEVSIHVAIEVAKAAIEDGVARKTPDNIEQAVKDAMWTPEYKKIVRA, encoded by the coding sequence ATGAACAACGTGAAGAAAACAAAAGAAGGGTACCTCGAAACCACTTTAACAGGTAAAGATGTATTATCGATTCCAACGTTGAACAAAGGCGTTGCTTTTTCTGAAGAAGAAAGACAAGAGCTTGGACTAGAAGGATTACTTCCTCCAACTGTTCTGACTTTAGAACAGCAAGCGGAGAGAGCGTACAAGCAATTTCTAGCTCAGCCAGATCGTCTTCGTCAAAACGTATACTTAAGTGATTTGCAAAACCGTAACGAAGTATTGTTCTACAAGCTTCTTACAGACAAGCTTCGTGAAATGCTCCCTGTTGTTTACACGCCAACTGTTGGTGAAGCGATTCAAGAATACAGCCATGAATACAGAAGACCTCATGGTGTCTATCTTTCAATCGACAACATTGACGGCATTGAGAAAGCATTTGAAAACTTACATGCAACAGCTGGCGATATTGATCTAATCGTTGCAACTGACTCTGAGAGTATTCTTGGAATTGGTGACTGGGGTGTTGGTGGTATCAACATCGCAATCGGTAAATTAGCTGTTTACACTGCAGCAGCAGGTATTGATCCAAGCCGCGTGATTCCAGTTGTATTAGATGTTGGAACAAACAATGAAAAATTATTGAATGATCCATTATACATCGGTAACCACCACAAACGTGTACAAGGTGAAAAATACGAAGAATTCATTGATGCTTATGTAAAAGCAGCACTTAAATTCTTCCCGAAAGCATTGCTTCACTGGGAAGACCTTGGAAACAAAAATGCGCGTAACATCATGAAAAAATACAACGACAACATCTTAACATTCAATGATGATATTCAAGGTACTGGTGCCATTACTTTAGCGGGAGTACTTGCCGCTGTCAAGAAAACTGGTACTCAATTGAAAGATCACCGTGTTGTGATTTTTGGAGCTGGTTCAGCTGGTATCGGAATCGCAGATCAAGTGCGTGACACAATGGTACTTGAAGGTCTGACTGAAGAAGAAGCAAACAATGCCTTCTGGACATTAGACTACAGAGGATTGTTAACAGATCAATTTGAAGATGAAGTGCTTGATTTCCAAAAACCGTATCTTCGTTCATCTGACGAAGTTCAGGGCTGGGCTCGTGATGAAAAAGGACAAATTTCATTTGCAGAAACCGTTCGCAAAGTGAAGCCAACGATCCTAATCGGTACATCAGGTCAAGGCGGCGCATTCACTGAAGAAATCATTAAAGAAATGGCAGCTCATACAGAACGTCCAGTGATCATGCCAATGTCTAACCCGACACCACTTGCTGAGGCAGTGCCAGAGGATCTATTTAAATGGACAGACGGCCGTGTACTTGTTGCAACAGGAAGCCCATTCGAAAATGTTGAGTATAATGGCATCGAACATGAAATCGGACAATCAAACAATGCCTTCGTTTTCCCAGGACTTGGTCTTGGTTCTATCGTAACGGAATCAAAAATCATCACAAAAGGAATGTTCGTCGCTTCTGCGAATGCGATCGCTGAAATGGTTGATCACAAAAAACCAGGTGCTGGCCTACTTCCAAGCATTGATAAATTGCAAGAAGTGTCAATCCATGTGGCAATTGAAGTAGCGAAAGCAGCAATTGAAGATGGGGTCGCAAGAAAAACGCCTGACAACATCGAACAAGCTGTGAAAGACGCAATGTGGACTCCTGAATATAAAAAAATTGTAAGAGCATAA
- the rpmE gene encoding 50S ribosomal protein L31, whose product MKTGIHPNYKKATVKCACGNEFETGSVKEEVRIEICSECHPFYTGRQKFASADGRVDRFNKKYGLK is encoded by the coding sequence ATGAAAACAGGAATTCATCCTAACTACAAAAAAGCTACAGTCAAATGCGCTTGTGGAAATGAGTTTGAAACTGGATCAGTAAAAGAAGAGGTTCGCATCGAGATTTGCTCTGAGTGCCATCCTTTCTATACAGGCCGTCAAAAATTCGCTTCTGCTGATGGACGTGTTGACCGCTTTAACAAAAAATACGGTCTTAAGTAA
- a CDS encoding thymidine kinase, with amino-acid sequence MYVMKQSGWLEVICGSMFSGKSEELIRRVKRATFAKQEVKIFKPAIDNRYSTSSVVSHNGSSVDGIAVASPKDIITHISERTDVIGIDEVQFFDETIIDIVTQLADKGYRVIVAGLDQDFRGEPFGVVPHLMACAELVTKLQAVCSVCGSPASRTQRLIDGKPASYDDPIILVGAQESYEARCRHHHEVPRLDVGTTLDN; translated from the coding sequence ATGTATGTGATGAAACAAAGCGGTTGGCTTGAAGTCATCTGCGGTAGTATGTTTTCTGGAAAGTCGGAAGAATTGATTCGGAGAGTCAAAAGAGCCACCTTTGCCAAACAAGAAGTAAAAATATTCAAACCAGCGATCGATAACCGATATAGTACAAGCTCAGTTGTGTCACATAACGGTTCATCAGTAGATGGGATTGCAGTAGCCTCACCAAAAGACATAATAACGCACATATCAGAAAGAACCGATGTCATTGGCATTGATGAGGTGCAATTTTTTGATGAGACAATCATTGATATTGTCACTCAATTGGCTGATAAAGGCTACCGAGTCATTGTTGCAGGCCTGGATCAGGACTTCAGAGGAGAGCCATTTGGTGTTGTTCCGCATTTAATGGCATGTGCAGAGCTTGTAACAAAACTTCAAGCAGTTTGTTCGGTATGCGGCTCCCCAGCGAGTAGAACACAACGCTTGATCGACGGTAAACCCGCATCCTATGATGATCCCATTATTTTAGTAGGTGCGCAGGAATCATACGAAGCACGATGCAGACATCACCATGAAGTACCAAGACTTGACGTTGGTACAACACTTGACAATTAA